Proteins from a genomic interval of Niabella soli DSM 19437:
- a CDS encoding SMP-30/gluconolactonase/LRE family protein translates to MIEIACEHKTQLGEGPVWDEQKNILYWVDIAKGIIHELNVLSGKHASYTIGQLTGAIALCNNNDLLVAAQKGPGIFNTHKHSFIQQPPPYPATTANRFNDGKCDAAGRFWLGTMALDEKKAAGSLFCMTEDFTFRKMLPHLTIPNGMAWTSDNKIFYFIDTPAFAVMAYDFDLATAQISNPRKVITIKEKEGAPDGMTIDKEGMLWIAHWDGWQVTRWDPETGAQLLSVRLPVARVTSCTFGGPALSDLYITTACDRLNPDQYNAQPHAGALFVWSNSGFTGMPANRFQTKHVLPAI, encoded by the coding sequence ATGATTGAAATTGCCTGTGAACATAAAACACAATTAGGAGAAGGCCCTGTATGGGATGAACAAAAAAATATCCTTTATTGGGTAGACATTGCAAAGGGTATTATCCACGAGCTGAACGTTCTAAGCGGGAAGCACGCTTCATACACTATCGGGCAGCTTACGGGGGCGATCGCATTATGCAATAACAATGACCTGCTGGTAGCGGCACAAAAGGGCCCGGGTATTTTCAATACTCATAAACATTCTTTTATTCAACAGCCTCCGCCCTACCCGGCAACAACAGCAAATCGTTTTAACGATGGCAAATGCGATGCTGCAGGCCGTTTCTGGCTGGGAACAATGGCGCTGGATGAAAAAAAAGCGGCTGGCAGTCTTTTCTGCATGACTGAAGATTTTACCTTCAGGAAAATGCTTCCCCACCTGACTATTCCCAATGGTATGGCATGGACGAGCGACAATAAAATCTTTTATTTTATCGACACTCCTGCTTTTGCTGTGATGGCCTATGATTTCGATTTAGCCACCGCACAAATCTCCAATCCCCGCAAAGTGATCACCATAAAAGAAAAGGAAGGAGCCCCAGATGGCATGACGATCGACAAGGAAGGGATGTTATGGATCGCTCATTGGGACGGGTGGCAGGTTACGCGTTGGGATCCCGAAACCGGCGCACAACTATTGTCGGTACGGCTCCCCGTTGCCCGCGTCACTTCCTGCACTTTTGGAGGACCTGCCTTATCCGATCTTTATATTACCACCGCCTGCGACCGGCTCAACCCCGATCAATACAACGCGCAGCCCCATGCCGGGGCCTTATTCGTGTGGAGTAATTCGGGGTTTACGGGAATGCCCGCAAACCGGTTTCAAACAAAACATGTTCTGCCGGCCATCTGA